A segment of the Thermococcus sp. genome:
AAGAGGAGCTTGGAAAGGAGGCACCACCATTCAGGTGGGGCAACACGGAGGTTCTCCATTACTACATCGAAAAGATAGCCTACAGGAAGGGAATCGGTGACAAGCTCGCAGAGGGGAGCTACAGCTTTGCTGAGAGCTACGGACATCCAGAGTTCTCGATGAGCGTTAAGAAGCTCGAGCTTCCAGCCTACGATCCGCGTGGGGCGGAGGGACACGGACTCGGCTACGCTACCAACAACCGCGGCGGCTGCCACATCAAGAACTACATGATAAGCCCGGAGATACTCGGCTACCCGTACAAGATGGATCCGCATGACATAAGCGACGACAAGATAAAGATGCTCCTGCTCTTCCAGGACCTCACCGCGATAATCGACGCAGCCGGTCTCTGTGTCTTCACGACCTTTGGCCTTGGAGCTGGTGACTACCGCGACATGCTCAACGCGGCCCTTGGCTGGGATTTCTCGACCGAGGACTACCTCAAGATAGGAGAGCGCATCTGGAACGCCGAGAGGATATTCAACCTGAAAGCCGGACTCGACCCGCTTAAGGACGACACCTTGCCCAAGCGCTTCTTGGAGGAGCCGATGCCGGAGGGACCGAACAAGGGGCACACCGTCCGCTTAAAGGAGATGCTCCCGAGGTTCTACAAGATGCGCGGTTGGACCGAGGACGGAAGGGTCACGCCGGAGAAAGCGAAGGAGCTTGGCATAGAGGAGTTCCTGTGATTTCCCCTTTTCTCTTACTTTGCTATTCTTAACCTTCTTTTGAACAGAAAAGGTTTCCATGGGTATCTCTTAGAATGCTTTAAGATGATTATACAGTGTTAGAGGCATTTGATCAAGTTTTGTTTGACAAAGGTTGATGGAGACTACCGCCCCACTACAGAAAGTGTTCTCTTAAAACATTTGTAAATGCACATTATCACACAATATGTCTTATACCTGGAGTGCTGAACAGGCAAAGCCCTGCTTCACTCCCCATTTTTGTCCAGCAATCCTTTTAACACGTTTCCGTCAAAAACTGAGACCAATCAGGTGGTATTATGGTATGGAAGAACGTTGGTCAGTTAGGGTTGGATTTTTCATCCGTAGGGGGCGATGGGAGTGGCGATTAAGCCTGACAAGGAGTACACCTTCTTCCTCTGGGACGGAAAGGTCATGATAAAACCCAAGCTTGACATGAAATACCTCTACATTGAGGTCACGAGCAGATGTAACCTCAAGTGCGAGATGTGCTTCAAGCAGTACTGGGATGACACGGAGGGTGACATGAACTGGGACCTCTTCCTAAAGATACTCGACGACGCCGAGGAGTTCCCGAATCTCGAGATGATATACTTCGGCGGTATCGGCGAGCCTTCGGTTCACCCGCGCTTCATGGACATGGTGCGTGAGGTGAAGAGGAGGGGCTTCGCCATCGGCATAAGTAGCAACGGAACCCTTTTAACTGACAAGATGCTCCGCGAGTTCGCCAAGCTCGGTGTTGAACTCATGTACTTCTCTATGGATACCGTCCCCACAGCTCAGAATGCCATAACCCTTGGGCACATCGCCGCGGCCGCGACCGCCGACAAGATACGGAGGCTCGTGAAGTACCGCGAGGAATACGGAACGCACAAGCCAAGCGTGGGAGTTGAGGTCGTCGTCACGAAGGAGAACTACAGGGAACTGCCCGACATGGCACGCTTCCTTCTGAGCCTCAACGTGGACTCGATGCTAGTCTCGAACCTCCTCCCCCTGACAGAGGAGCAGACGAAGGACATAGTCTACGACGGGAGCGTTGACATGAAGCCCATCCTCGACGAACTTTACAAGATAACCCACTACGGCATCTACATCAAACTCCCCTACTTCGAACTGAAGACTGAGAGGCAATGCGACTTCGACGAGAACAACGTTGCCGTGGTTAGGTGGGACGGCGAAGTTGCACCCTGCTATCGCTTCCTCCACAGTTACTACGAGTACATCTTCGGAAGGAGGAAGAAAGTTAACGCCTACTCCTTCGGCAACGTAAGGGAGAAGAGCCTCGCGGAGATATGGACGAGCGAGAAGTACACCTGGTTCCGTTTCACCATGAAAAACTATATGTACCCTTCATGCACAGATTGTCCCCTCGTTGACGCCTGTGACTTCGTCAAGACGAGCGACATAGACTGTTGGGGCAATGAGCCGAGCTGTGCTGACTGTCTCTGGTCGCGCAGGATAGTCCAGTGCCCGATTCCCCAGCACAACTTTGGAAAGTTCTACTGAGCTTCGAGTTTCTTTTTTAAAATTAAAGTTTGAGAAAAAGGAAGATCAAACCTCAGCGCTCTGAG
Coding sequences within it:
- a CDS encoding tungsten cofactor oxidoreductase radical SAM maturase — encoded protein: MGVAIKPDKEYTFFLWDGKVMIKPKLDMKYLYIEVTSRCNLKCEMCFKQYWDDTEGDMNWDLFLKILDDAEEFPNLEMIYFGGIGEPSVHPRFMDMVREVKRRGFAIGISSNGTLLTDKMLREFAKLGVELMYFSMDTVPTAQNAITLGHIAAAATADKIRRLVKYREEYGTHKPSVGVEVVVTKENYRELPDMARFLLSLNVDSMLVSNLLPLTEEQTKDIVYDGSVDMKPILDELYKITHYGIYIKLPYFELKTERQCDFDENNVAVVRWDGEVAPCYRFLHSYYEYIFGRRKKVNAYSFGNVREKSLAEIWTSEKYTWFRFTMKNYMYPSCTDCPLVDACDFVKTSDIDCWGNEPSCADCLWSRRIVQCPIPQHNFGKFY